A DNA window from Trichosurus vulpecula isolate mTriVul1 chromosome 2, mTriVul1.pri, whole genome shotgun sequence contains the following coding sequences:
- the LOC118835847 gene encoding LOW QUALITY PROTEIN: zinc finger protein 2 homolog (The sequence of the model RefSeq protein was modified relative to this genomic sequence to represent the inferred CDS: deleted 1 base in 1 codon), translating to MCRSQLADDQSLFQGESLEPEGMAPGTQRPSSQESVTFQDVAVDFTKEEWGLLDHSQKELYKEVMLENIYNLLCLGFPVPREGLSSYIEGGEALWILEPKCPRNFCPDAVTRFKVNETKVNESISVEEAGQLRFMSNSPCDFSVREICDSDIKVDKNPQNPYEFDEVGKTLIQYSGLNNCNTVTPRNDCFQYKCFTEQAELIQSHEKPPEMQTYQGNQKKVAFSLSSDLTGHQKSYTGKNLYICNEGKKAFSENSKIISHQKICIEKNPYKCNEILATLTHHSYLPYHPGFNTGMKTHACNQCGKAFHLKSDLVRHQKIHTGEKPFKCNECGKTFSYRSRLTSHQRIHTGEKPYKCNECGKAFCYKSALIGHQRIHTGEKPYECKQCGNAFRWSISLAIHERIHTGEKPYECNQCGKTFHQSCNLAVHQRIHTGKKPYECNQCGKAFCSRSNFLLHQRTHTGEKPYECNQCGKSFQQKCSLTAHERIHTGEKPYKCNQCVKAFCSRSTFLQHQRIHTGEKPYECKQCGKAFQRNSDLAAHQRIHTGEKPYECNQCGKAFRYLSSFAAHRRTHTGEKPYECNQCGKTFRQNSNLIAHQRIHTKENLMKIINMGRLSNGTPVLLQIREPTLQRKLMNVITVEKLSDRTLILLRIRESTLERNLINVTNVERLSERSPILLPIRRSTLERNLMYVINAEKVLQGGLDLLHIREPTLERNLMNVISVERFLDTAPALLHIRESTLEKNLLNVINVERVSQGSPVLIHIRESTQKRVLMNVINVERLSDSTPILLHISKPT from the exons GAGTCGGTGACATTccaggatgtggctgtggacttcaccaAGGAGGAGTGGGGCCTTTTGGACCATTCTCAGAAAGAGCTATACAAGGAGGTCATGCTGGAGAATATCTATAACCTACTCTGCCTGG GGTTTCCAGTTCCCAGAGAAGGTCTGAGCTCCTATATCgagggaggagaagcactgtGGATTCTGGAGCCAAAATGCCCAAGGAACTTTTGTCCAG ATGCAGTAACCAGGTTTAAAGTGAATGAGACTAAAGTGAATGAGAGTATTTCTGTGGAAGAAGCTGGCCAGCTAAGATTCATGAGCAATAGTCCCTGTGACTTCAGTGTGAGAGAAATCTGTGACTCTGATATCAAGGTAGATAAAAATCCACAGAATCCTTATGAATTTGATGAAGTTGGAAAGACCTTGATACAATATTCAGGCCTAAATAACTGTAACACAGTGACCCCAAGAAATGACTGCTTTCAGTACAAATGCTTTACTGAACAGGCAGAGCTTATTCAGTCCCATGAAAAGCCTCCTGAAATGCAAACGTATCAAGGTAATCAAAAGAAAGTGGCCTTCAGCTTGAGTTCAGACCTCACTGGACATCAGAAAAGTTATACTGGCAAAAACCTTTATATAtgtaatgaaggaaaaaaggccTTCAGTGAGAACTCTAAGATCATTAGCCATCAGAAAATTTGCATTGAAAAGAatccttataaatgtaatgaaattttaGCAACCTTAACCCATCACTCATATCTTCCTTACCATCCTGGATTTAATACTGGAATGAAAACACATGCATGTAATCAGTGTGGGAAGGCATTTCATTTAAAATCAGATTTAGTTAGACATCAGaagattcatactggagagaagccttttaaatgtaatgaatgCGGGAAAACCTTCAGCTACAGATCACGCCTTACTAgccaccagagaattcacactggagagaaaccttataaatgtaatgaatgtgggaaggccttctgcTACAAATCAGCCCTTATTggtcatcagagaattcacactggagagaaaccttatgaatgtaaacaaTGTGGAAATGCTTTCCGATGGAGCATCAGCCTTGCTATACATGAGAGAATTCACAccggagagaaaccttatgaatgtaatcaatgtggaaagactttccacCAGAGCTGCAatcttgctgtacatcagagaattcatactggaaagaaaccttatgaatgtaatcaatgtgggaaggccttctgcTCCAGATCGAACTTTTTGCTCCATCAGAGaactcacactggagagaaaccttatgaatgtaatcaatgtggaaaatcTTTCCAACAGAAATGCAGTCTTACTGCACAtgagagaattcacactggagaaaaaccttataaatgtaatcaatgtgtAAAGGCCTTCTGCTCCAGATCAACCTTTTTgcaacaccagagaattcacactggagagaaaccttacgaATGTAAACAGTGTGGGAAAGCTTTCCAACGTAATTCTGaccttgctgcacatcagaggattcacactggagagaaaccttatgaatgtaatcaatgtggaaaggctttcagataCCTCTCTAGTTTTGCTGCACATAGGAGaactcacactggagagaaaccttatgaatgtaatcaatgtggaaagactttccgACAGAACTCCAATCTtattgcacatcagagaatccacacaaAAGAGAAT CTTATGAAGATAATCAATATGGGAAGGCTTTCCAATGGAACTCCAGTCTTGCTACAAATCAGAGAACCCACATTGCAGAGAaaacttatgaatgtaatcactgTGGAAAAACTTTCCGACAGAACTCTAATCTTATTGcgcatcagagaatccacactggaaagaaaccttataaatgtaacgaatgtggaaagactttccgAAAGAAGTCCCATCTTGCTGCCCATCAGAcgatccacactggagagaaatcttATGTATGTAATCAATGCGGAAAAGGTTTTACAAGGAGGTCTGGACTTGCTACACATCAGAGaacccacactggagagaaaccttatgaatgtaatcagtgtggaaaggttTTTAGATACAGCTCCAGCTTTGctacacatcagagaatccacactggagaaaaaccttttgaatgtCATCAATGTGGAAAGGGTTTCACAAGGAAGTCCAGTCTTGatacacatcagagaatccacacaaAAGAGAgtccttatgaatgtaatcaatgtggaaagactttccgACAGTACTCCAATCTTATTACACATCAGCAAACCCACATAA